The Lathyrus oleraceus cultivar Zhongwan6 chromosome 5, CAAS_Psat_ZW6_1.0, whole genome shotgun sequence genome includes the window GTATACAAATCTCTTAATACATCGAAAACTTCGTTGTCGTCGGACGATATCCTTGTTCAGAAATACTTCTACGAACTGTGTCCGTTTTTGAAGTTTTCGTACCTGATCACGAATCAAGCAATTGTTGAAACAATGGAATGTGAACAAGTTGTTCATATTGTTGATCTTCATTGTTCAGAGCCAGCTCAATGGATAAATCTTATCCAGACTTTGAAGAAGCGTCCCGGAGGTCCGCCTCATCTGAAAATTACAGGAATTCATGATAAGAAAGAGGTGCTTGACCAAATGAGTTTCCATTTAACAGCCGAAGCAGGAAATTTGGATTTTCCGTTACAGTTTAATCCGATAGTTAGCAAGCTCGAAGACGTAGATTTCAATAACTTGCCTGTCAAGACAGGAGATGCTGTTGCGATTACTTCTGCTCTTCAGCTGCATTCTCTCCTCGCAACCGATGATGAAATGGTTGGGAAGATCTCGCCAGCAGGACCGTCGTCTATCAATCTGCAGAGAGCAGTACAGATGGGTCAGAGAACCTTCGCAGAGTGGCTCGAGCGAGATATGATCAACGCGTATATCTTGAGTCCCGATTCAGCGTTATCGCCTCTCTTTTTAGGCGCTTCGCCTAAGATGGGAATCTTTCTCAACGCTATGCGAAAACTACAGCCGAAACTTCTTGTGATTACCGAACAGGAATCGAATCTAAACGGATGTAACTTAATGGAGAGAATCGACCGAGCATTATACTTTTACAGTTCGCTTTTCGACTGCTTGGACTCGACTGTCACGAGAACATCGGTCGAGAGACAAAAGCTCGAGAGCATGCTTCTCGGAGAGCAAATAAAGAACATCATCACTTGTGAAGGAGTTGATAGAAAGGAGAGGCACGAGAAGGTTGAGAAATGGATCAGAAGACTCGAAATGGCCGGATTTGTGAAGGTACCTCTGAGTTACAACGGGAGGATTGAAGCGACAAATCTATTACAGCGATACAGTCATAAATACAAGTTTAAAGAAGATAATGATTGTTTGCTTGTCTGTTGGAGTGATCGACCACTCTTTTCTGTATCCGCATGGAGTTTTAGGAGATGATTGTTGAAATATCGGTTTGAATTACCAACAAGACAAGGAGATTGATGtgtttttattttcatatttctttcTAAGTTTGAATTATTTTGTGTATAGATTTTATGTTATTGTTTTCGTGAATGTAAGTAGGGTTGTTCATAGAGAAAATCGAACAGACCTAAATCATAGTAAAAATATATTCAAATTGAACCAAACCATAATTTTAATTATTATGTCATCATTTTAAATTATTTCAAAGTAAAGTATATCTCATGATACAAATGAGTACTTCAATAAAACCTTTAAATACAATATCATTTGAAACAAAGTAGGATAAAGATGATGTCTAAAAGAGAAGTGAATGAGAAATAAATAGAAAAATGAatgacataaaaataaaaataaaaagttttTGGAAAAAATTACTTTGAACATACGAAATATACAAAAGAGCACAAATTAACTAGATGCATCAAAGGCTAATGCATATTTTTGTTGATATTTTCATAAGAATGTTCTCAAATAAATAATTGTAGGtcataattaattttataatattatatttttaatgttTTTTACTTGCATAAAATTATTAGTTTATTTCTATTTTATcattttatataatatataacatgaaataaaaaatagaaaaattaaaat containing:
- the LOC127081581 gene encoding GRAS family protein TF80, with the protein product MDSGSPYQWLRELRRDSQSSNPISLLIECAKCVASGNIKNADIGLEYISQISSPDGNAVQRMVTYFSKALGYKIVKQLPGVYKSLNTSKTSLSSDDILVQKYFYELCPFLKFSYLITNQAIVETMECEQVVHIVDLHCSEPAQWINLIQTLKKRPGGPPHLKITGIHDKKEVLDQMSFHLTAEAGNLDFPLQFNPIVSKLEDVDFNNLPVKTGDAVAITSALQLHSLLATDDEMVGKISPAGPSSINLQRAVQMGQRTFAEWLERDMINAYILSPDSALSPLFLGASPKMGIFLNAMRKLQPKLLVITEQESNLNGCNLMERIDRALYFYSSLFDCLDSTVTRTSVERQKLESMLLGEQIKNIITCEGVDRKERHEKVEKWIRRLEMAGFVKVPLSYNGRIEATNLLQRYSHKYKFKEDNDCLLVCWSDRPLFSVSAWSFRR